In Streptomyces sp. Li-HN-5-11, the sequence GCGGTCTCGGCCAGCACCAGGTCGAGGCCGGCCGCCGTGACGATCCGGGCCGTCCGCGGGGCAGGGTGTTCCGGGTTGAGCGGCACGACGGCCGCACCGGTCCGCAGGACGGCGAGATAACCGGCGTACGCGGTCACCGAACGGGCCGCCAGCAGCCCGACCCGGCGCGGCGGGCTGCCGCCGGCCGCCGCGACCAGGCGCGCGGCGAGCCGCTCCGCCAGCTCGCGCAGCTCGCCGTAGGTCAGGCGCGCGTCGCCGACCTCCAGGGCCGTCACGTCCGGATGCGCGGCGGCCGAGCGGGCGAACCAGTCGTACAGGTTGCGCAGATCGCTCATCGGGCCGCTGCCTGCAGCGCGCGCGTCCACTGCCGCAGCTCGCCGACCGTGCGGAGCCGGCCGAACTCCTCGGGATCGACCTCCTGCCGGCAGCGTTTGACCAGTTCCACGACGATCCGCAGCTTCGCCAGCGAGTCGATGCCGATGTCGGTGAGCGTGGAGTGGTCGTCGAAGCCGGTGCGCGCGTGCTCGCGCAGCACCCAGGCCGCGAGGTCGCCGTCGTCGTCGTGCTGCTCGCCGGGCCAGTACCGTCTGGTCTGCCAGGGATAGGGCGGCAGCGGCACACAGCGGCCGGGTTCGCCGAACACCGTCGCCCAGTCCATCTGCTCGCCGGAGCGGTACCGGTCGGCGACGGCCGACAGGGGGCGCCCGCCCACCGAAGGCGCCCCGGTGAGCGCCGCCGCCAGCTCCTCGTGGCTGGAACCGATCACGGCCGTCCGGTACGCGTGGTGCCGGCGCCGGGCGGCCGCGCTGTAGCAGATGTCGCGCAGCGCGTACGACGCTCCGGCGCCGCCGGGAGCGAGGTAGTCGGCGTAGGACCTCGCCAGCGCCTCAAGCGCTGCGGGGCTGTGCGCGGAGATCGCCAGGACGTACGGCGTGCCGTCCGGCGCCGGGCGGGCGGGGGCGGCCTCGGCGGCGAACTGGCTGAGCACCACGTGCGCGTTGAGGGCCGAGGAGCCCTGCCCGCTCACCCCGGCGACGGCGGGCCGGCCCTGGTCGGGCAGCTGCTGGAGCTTGGCGGGAACGACCAGCGGCAGCCCGTCCCAGTCGACGCGTGGATGGGGTGTGTTCAGGTTCAGGCTGGCCGGCACCTCGCCGTGCTCCAGGCACAGCACCGCCTTGATCAGACCGGCCAGGCCGCCGCCGGCCTCGGCGTGCCCGATGTTGGTCTTGACCGAGCCGACCAGCAGCGGCCGGTCCGCGGGGCGGCCCGCGCCCAGCACCTCGCCCAGCGCGGTCAGTTCCAGCGGGTCGAGCGCGGGAGAACCGGAGCCGTGCGCCTCGACGTAGTCGACGTCGGCCGGTTCCACACCGGCGTCCTGGTAGGCCCAGCGGAGCACGTCCAGCTGGCCCGCCAGCGACGGGTTGAGCACCGTGTCACTGGTGCGGCCGTCGTTGCCGATCGCGCTGCCCCGGATGACGGCACGGATCCGGTCGCCGTCGGCCAGCGCGTCCGTCAGGCGCTTCAGTACGACGACGGCCACCGCGTCGCTCGGGGCGTAGCCGTCCGCGCCCGCGTCGCCGAACTTGACGCGCCCGTCGCTCGCCATGCCGCCGGCGTGGGTGAGCACGAGGCTCTCGTCCGGGCGCAGCGCGATGTTGACGCCGGCGGCCAGTGCCAGCGGGCTCTCTCCGGAGCGCAGGGACTGCACGGCCTGGTGCACGGCCACCAGCGACGAGGAACAGGCCGTGTCCACCACGACACTGGGACCGCGGAAGTCGAAGAAGTGGGAGAGCCGGGCGGACAGCAGCGAACGGAAGTTGTTGAGCTGGGCGGCCGTCACCGACTCCGGACCGCGCCGCAGGGCGAGTTCGAGGAAATCGGCGCGGGCGTTGCCGACGAACACGGCGCTCCGGCTGCCCGCCAGCAGGTCGGCGCGCTGCCCGGCGTCCTCCAGGGCCTCCCACGCCGTCATCAGCAACAGCCGCTGCTGCGGGTCGAGTTCCGCGGCCTCGGTGGCCGACATCCCGAAGAACTCGGCGTCGAAGCCGGCGATGTCGTCGACGTAGCCCGCGCGGCGGCCGGCTATCCGCCCCTGCCCGGGCTCGGGGGAGTGAAGAGCATCCGCGTCGTAGCGTTCACCGGGTGTCTCGCTGATGGAGTTTCCGCCGTCCCGCAGCAGGGCCCACAGTTCGTCGGGTCCCGACGCCCCCGGCAGCCGGCAGGCCATGCCGATCACCGCAACCGACCGAGCGTCCACGTCGGACACGTCGGACCTGTTCATGAGAGAACTCCGT encodes:
- a CDS encoding beta-ketoacyl synthase N-terminal-like domain-containing protein codes for the protein MNRSDVSDVDARSVAVIGMACRLPGASGPDELWALLRDGGNSISETPGERYDADALHSPEPGQGRIAGRRAGYVDDIAGFDAEFFGMSATEAAELDPQQRLLLMTAWEALEDAGQRADLLAGSRSAVFVGNARADFLELALRRGPESVTAAQLNNFRSLLSARLSHFFDFRGPSVVVDTACSSSLVAVHQAVQSLRSGESPLALAAGVNIALRPDESLVLTHAGGMASDGRVKFGDAGADGYAPSDAVAVVVLKRLTDALADGDRIRAVIRGSAIGNDGRTSDTVLNPSLAGQLDVLRWAYQDAGVEPADVDYVEAHGSGSPALDPLELTALGEVLGAGRPADRPLLVGSVKTNIGHAEAGGGLAGLIKAVLCLEHGEVPASLNLNTPHPRVDWDGLPLVVPAKLQQLPDQGRPAVAGVSGQGSSALNAHVVLSQFAAEAAPARPAPDGTPYVLAISAHSPAALEALARSYADYLAPGGAGASYALRDICYSAAARRRHHAYRTAVIGSSHEELAAALTGAPSVGGRPLSAVADRYRSGEQMDWATVFGEPGRCVPLPPYPWQTRRYWPGEQHDDDGDLAAWVLREHARTGFDDHSTLTDIGIDSLAKLRIVVELVKRCRQEVDPEEFGRLRTVGELRQWTRALQAAAR